One part of the Raphanus sativus cultivar WK10039 chromosome 7, ASM80110v3, whole genome shotgun sequence genome encodes these proteins:
- the LOC108817385 gene encoding inactive beta-amylase 9: MEVSVIGNPQAKICRAELAYRELGFRLGSQVISGESRNRVSFLTHHQSSKWKEIGVRCSPRRSIKCEAIVSDQAPSFPKPTSNSRSLESVKLFVGLPLDTVSDCNNVNHLKAITAGLKALKLLGVEGIELLIFWGVVEKEAPGEYDWSGYLAVAEIVKKVGLKLHASLSFHGSKHPEINLPDWVAKIGGIYFTDRYGKQYTDCLSFAVDDVPVLDGKTPMEVYGGFCESFKSAFSDYMGSTITGITLGLGPDGELKYPSHHQHETNHLSGAGEFQCYDKHMLSALKDYAESKGNPLWGLGGPHDAPGYDQQPHSTPFFSDGGSWESQYGDFFLTWYSSLLTSHADRVLSVASSAFSGSGVSLSGKLPLLHRWNKLRSQPSELTAGFYSSDGHDRYEEITKIFAENSCRMIIPGMDLSDEHQSPASLSSPESLLAHIKTSCKKQGVGVSGQNSSPLVPGGFERIVENLKDESIGVDLFTYQRMGAVFFSPEHFHAFTVFVRNMNQFELSSYDQAEVDVNNAQTMSIGSGNGASSLQTA; the protein is encoded by the exons atggaagtttcaGTGATCGGAAACCCCCAAGCGAAGATCTGCAGAGCAGAATTAGCGTACAGAGAGCTCGGGTTTCGACTTGGGTCCCAAGTTATCTCCGGTGAATCGAGAAACAGAGTTAGTTTCTTGACCCACCACCAAAGCTCGAAATGGAAGGAGATCGGTGTCCGCTGCTCTCCGAGGAGGTCTATCAAATGCGAAGCCATCGTCTCCGACCAAGCTCCCTCCTTTCCGAAACCCACTTCAAACTCCAGATCG CTTGAGAGCGTGAAACTATTCGTTGGTCTTCCACTAGACACAGTATCCGACTGCAACAACGTGAACCACTTGAAAGCCATCACCGCTGGTCTCAAAGCTTTGAAGCTGCTCGGAGTAGAGGGGATCGAGTTACTTATCTTCTGGGGTGTCGTTGAGAAAGAAGCTCCAGGAGAATACGATTGGTCAGGGTACTTAGCCGTTGCTGAGATCGTTAAGAAGGTTGGACTCAAGCTTCACGCGTCGCTCTCTTTCCACGGATCAAAACATCCAGAGATAAATCTCCCTGATTGGGTGGCAAAGATCGGAGGAATCTATTTTACAGACAGATATGGGAAACAGTACACAGATTGCTTGTCCTTTGCGGTTGATGATGTTCCTGTTCTCGATGGGAAGACTCCTATGGAGGTTTATGGTGGTTTCTGCGAGAGCTTCAAGTCTGCTTTCTCGGACTACATGGGGAGCACGATCACGGGGATCACGTTGGGTTTAGGACCAGACGGTGAGCTGAAGTATCCATCTCATCATCAACACGAGACTAACCACCTCTCTGGAGCAGGAGAGTTCCAGTGTTACGATAAACACATGCTTTCAGCTCTCAAAGACTACGCTGAGTCCAAAGGAAACCCTCTCTGGGGACTCGGTGGTCCACATGATGCTCCTGGTTACGATCAGCAGCCTCATTCAACTCCCTTCTTCTCAGACGGAGGGTCTTGGGAGTCTCAGTATGGTGATTTCTTCTTGACTTGGTACTCTTCTCTTCTCACTTCCCATGCGGACAGAGTCCTCTCCGTTGCTTCATCCGCGTTTAGCGGGAGTGGAGTGTCTCTGTCTGGGAAGTTACCTCTCTTGCACCGATGGAACAAGCTGAGATCTCAGCCTTCTGAGCTAACAGCTGGATTCTACAGCTCTGATGGTCACGACAGGTACGAGGAAATAACAAAGATCTTTGCTGAGAACTCTTGTAGAATGATAATACCTGGAATGGATCTATCAGACGAGCATCAGTCACCGGCCTCTCTCTCCAGCCCTGAGTCGTTACTTGCACACATCAAAACATCTTGCAAGAAACAAGGAGTGGGTGTCTCAGGGCAAAACTCGTCTCCCTTGGTCCCTGGTGGGTTTGAGAGGATCGTTGAGAATCTGAAGGATGAGAGTATTGGAGTTGATCTGTTCACTTACCAGAGAATGGGAGCAGTTTTCTTCTCTCCTGAGCATTTCCATGCTTTCACAGTCTTTGTTAGGAACATGAACCAGTTCGAGCTGTCCTCATATGATCAAGCAGAAGTGGATGTTAATAACGCTCAGACAATGAGCATAGGTTCAGGGAATGGTGCATCTAGTTTGCAAACCGCTTGa